The Priestia megaterium NBRC 15308 = ATCC 14581 region TTCGCTGCCAGAATAGTTTACAACTACTTTAGCACCAAGCTTTCCCAGCTCAATTGCAACGGCACGACCAATTCCGCGAGAAGCGCCTGTTACAACCGCAACTTTCCCTTGTAACATGTTATTCTCCCCCTTTTAGTGCGTCAATCGTTGATTTTAATGATGTAAGATCATTAACAGCATACACAGCCGCACGGCGATTTACTTTTTTCACAAGACCTGATAATACTTTTCCCGGTCCAATTTCAACAAATGTATCTACACCTTCTGCAAGAAGTGTTTCAACTGTTTCTTCCCATCTCACTGGAGAATACAGTTGTTCCACTAGCTTGTTTTGAATATCTTGACTGTCAGTAACCGGCTTTGCTGTTACGTTTGCTATAACTGGAACCTTCGCATCGCTAAAACCCACTGTTTCTAGCGTATCACGTAGTTTTTCAGCAGCTGGCTTCATTAAACTAGAGTGGAACGGACCGCTTACCACTAGAGGAATCACGCGTTTTGCCCCTTTTTCTTTGGCAAGAGCTCCAGCTTTTTCTACGCCATTTACCGTACCTGAAATAACAATTTGACCCGGACAGTTAATATTTGCAAGCTGAACAGCGTCGCCTTCGCTTGTAATTTGAGCGGTAACGGCTTCTAAATCTTCCGCTGACATGCCAAGCACTGCTGCCATTGTACCTTGACCTGCTGGTACAGCTTCGTCCATATAGCGACCTCTTTTGTGAACAGCAACCACGGCATCTTTAAACGATAAAACCTCAGCAGCCACAAGCGCACTGTATTCTCCTAGACTGTGACCCGCAACAAAATCGGGTGTAATTCCGCTCGTTTTAAATGCTTCAAGCAGCATTGTACTCGTTGCTAAAAGAGCAGGTTGAGCGTGATAAGTTAAAGTCAATTCTTCTTGAGGCCCTTCAAAAATAATGTTTGAAAGATTGAATCCTAAAGCTTCGTCAGCCATATGAATCAGCTTTTTCGCTTCTTCTGTTCCATCATATAAATCTTTTCCCATACCAACAGTTTGTGACCCTTGGCCTGGAAAGATAAAAGCAATTTTCCCCATTTCTTATCTCTCCTTTTCTTCATTAGCAGTTTGTTCGATTGCTTTTTGAATAGTGGAAGACACATTGTTTTCCACCATATTCACAGCTTGCTTAATCGCGCTAAATACTGCATTCGCATCCGACGAACCGTGCGCTTTGATAACAGGCGCATGCAATCCAAACAGCCCTGCGCCTCCATATTCACTGTAATCCATTTTCGCTTTTAACCCCTGCAGCTGAGGCTTTAGCACTGCTGCAGCTAACTTGCTTTTTAACGTGCTCATTAATTCTTGTTTAATCATAGAAAACAAGGAAAGCGCCGTTCCTTCAATGCTCTTAAGAGTCATATTCCCTGTAAAACCATCTGTTACAACCACATCCGCTACGCCGTTTAGCAAATCACGGGATTCCACGTTGCCTACAAAATTAAGATCAGCATTTTTTAGTAGCTGAAAGGCTTGCTTTGTTAAATCGTTTCCTTTTTTATCCTCAGTTCCAATGTTCAGCAGTCCCACTCTAGGAGCTTGAATGCCGCGTACTTTTTCGGCATACACAGACCCCATCACAGCGTACTGGAGCAAATGTTCAGGCTTGGCATCAACGTTTGCACCAACGTCTAGCATTAAAAACCCTTTTCCATCTAGTGTCGGAAGCGTCGGAGCAAGTGCTGGACGTTCAATGCCTTTGATGCGACCTACAATAAAAAGTCCCGCTGTCATTAACGCCCCTGTATTTCCTGCTGAAATACAAGCGTCAGCACGACCTTCGGCTACTTCATTTGCCATTAATACCATAGATGCTTGTTTTTTGCGGCGCACAGCTCGCACTGGCTCATCAGTTGCATCAATGGTTTCTTCTGTATGAATAATCGAAATACGATCTGAATTTGTTAAATATTTTTTTATTTCTGTTTCGTTTCCAATTAACGTAATATGTAATTCTTTAAATTGAGCAGTAGCTTTTTCTACACCTTCAATAATGGCTTTCGGTGCATGATCTCCGCCCATTGCATCAATAGCTAGTTTCATGTTGCGTCTCATCCTTTTTATTATTTATCCTTTGTAGAACGATACATTTTAAAAGTGCCAGAGAACACTTGCTCTTGCCCTACATAGCTGTTTACCTCAACGGTGGTTCGCACTTCACTAGTTGACAGAACTTTCGCTTTTGCTATCACTCGTTCATGAAGCTTAACAGGGCGATGATAACGGATCGACGCATCTGCTGTGAGCGCTAGTTCATTGTTAATAACAGCGACAGCTAACGAATTAGCTTGCGCAAAAAGGTGGTGACCACGAGCGATTTGATTACGCTGAAACACATGCTCTGTTTTCACATCAAAAATAGATATCGCTGATTGATCTAGTTCAATGTCGATAACTTCTCCAATTACTTCTTCAATCGGAAGCGAACGCACTTCCTCGTCTAGTTGTTTTGAAGCTACATGCTTAATACGTTCTCGCAGTTCAGGAATCGACAACTCTAGGCGGTCTAATCGAATTGTTTGAACGCTCACTGAAAAACGGTCTGCTAGTTCTTCATCCGTAATAAATGGGTTTTCTTCAATTGTCGTTTTTAATAGATGCTGTCTTTCTTTTTTACTGCGCTTCATTGTCCACCATCCGAACTTTTAATACTAGGTACTAATAGCAGTATATAATCATTGCCTTCTAATTGCAACATTTTTCACATGCTGTATTCTGTGCATTGACGTCGTATTAATGGCCACCAGCCGCTAACTCTTTCACACTAAGCCGCTTTTTATCTTTATAGACGAAAAGAGATTGAGACATAACTAGATCACTTCAATCTAAAGATGAACAAATGGGATAAAGGCGCTCGTATAGATTGCTTGTTACACCGCTGCTGATTTCCGTGCAAGACTTCGCTTTCCGCGGCCGGCCCGTGATCCTCCTTGTTCCTTACGCTTCTGCGGGGTCTCATCTATTCCGCTTTCCCCGCAGGAGTGCCTTGCCCTTCACTTAACAGTTAGAAGCACCTACATACCCATCACATACATGAAATCTACGTTCATCATCACAATGAAAAAAATCCGAACGATTGATCGTTCGGATTTTCCTTCAACTAAACTACTTTGTTTCAGTCTCTTTTACTAATCAAATTTTTCTCCAGTCAATACGCCCGTTGCTTCTAATTGTATTCTCAGCAGTGCAAACTGATCTTCTGTCCAAAAGCTGTCGGAATTTACAAGCTTAGCAGCATCTT contains the following coding sequences:
- the fabD gene encoding ACP S-malonyltransferase; this encodes MGKIAFIFPGQGSQTVGMGKDLYDGTEEAKKLIHMADEALGFNLSNIIFEGPQEELTLTYHAQPALLATSTMLLEAFKTSGITPDFVAGHSLGEYSALVAAEVLSFKDAVVAVHKRGRYMDEAVPAGQGTMAAVLGMSAEDLEAVTAQITSEGDAVQLANINCPGQIVISGTVNGVEKAGALAKEKGAKRVIPLVVSGPFHSSLMKPAAEKLRDTLETVGFSDAKVPVIANVTAKPVTDSQDIQNKLVEQLYSPVRWEETVETLLAEGVDTFVEIGPGKVLSGLVKKVNRRAAVYAVNDLTSLKSTIDALKGGE
- the plsX gene encoding phosphate acyltransferase PlsX: MKLAIDAMGGDHAPKAIIEGVEKATAQFKELHITLIGNETEIKKYLTNSDRISIIHTEETIDATDEPVRAVRRKKQASMVLMANEVAEGRADACISAGNTGALMTAGLFIVGRIKGIERPALAPTLPTLDGKGFLMLDVGANVDAKPEHLLQYAVMGSVYAEKVRGIQAPRVGLLNIGTEDKKGNDLTKQAFQLLKNADLNFVGNVESRDLLNGVADVVVTDGFTGNMTLKSIEGTALSLFSMIKQELMSTLKSKLAAAVLKPQLQGLKAKMDYSEYGGAGLFGLHAPVIKAHGSSDANAVFSAIKQAVNMVENNVSSTIQKAIEQTANEEKER
- the fapR gene encoding transcription factor FapR, giving the protein MKRSKKERQHLLKTTIEENPFITDEELADRFSVSVQTIRLDRLELSIPELRERIKHVASKQLDEEVRSLPIEEVIGEVIDIELDQSAISIFDVKTEHVFQRNQIARGHHLFAQANSLAVAVINNELALTADASIRYHRPVKLHERVIAKAKVLSTSEVRTTVEVNSYVGQEQVFSGTFKMYRSTKDK